A part of candidate division WOR-3 bacterium genomic DNA contains:
- a CDS encoding protein phosphatase 2C domain-containing protein, translating into MAKGEVKQPERGGRPAVGFLSDRGLSEMRPKNEDALFVPGEAEQALAGERGLLYVVADGMGGEAAGEVASRLGVDTVAEFYYQRPWAGSPGKMLVQAAEAANRAVLDAAQDPSRRGMGSTLVALALVADRAYVLNIGDSRCYLIRDGQMRQITEDHTLVARLVRKGLMTPEQARTSPKRNVISRVLGSDAAKPDLFEEEVRTGDVFVLTTDGVHGVLEDEELRDLVLSGQPGRAVLSVIDEVKRRGAPDNATIIVVKVGSEQFLPSPPSPLQGEEEEKEREEAVELGKRSAVGGARGPVKGRRRRLVLVLFAVVVLALLVAAAVRMYLVRNPGASPKPPIPADSARGPAGPPKTDTAKAKAKGHTDTTAPGAMPESVGPRKPPATEQGKYGSGWI; encoded by the coding sequence ATGGCAAAGGGTGAAGTGAAACAGCCGGAACGCGGCGGGCGGCCAGCGGTTGGCTTCCTGTCCGACCGTGGGCTGAGCGAGATGCGGCCGAAGAATGAGGACGCGCTGTTCGTGCCGGGCGAGGCCGAGCAGGCGCTTGCCGGGGAGCGCGGGCTCTTGTACGTGGTCGCGGACGGGATGGGCGGCGAGGCCGCGGGCGAAGTGGCAAGTAGGTTGGGCGTGGACACGGTTGCGGAGTTCTACTACCAGCGGCCTTGGGCCGGGAGTCCGGGCAAGATGCTTGTGCAGGCGGCTGAGGCGGCAAATCGGGCTGTTCTGGACGCGGCCCAGGACCCAAGCCGCAGGGGGATGGGTTCGACCCTGGTCGCTCTGGCACTCGTGGCTGACCGGGCGTACGTGCTGAACATCGGGGACAGCCGGTGTTACCTCATACGCGACGGGCAGATGCGGCAGATAACAGAAGACCACACTCTGGTGGCGCGGCTCGTGCGCAAGGGTTTGATGACGCCGGAGCAGGCTAGGACCAGCCCGAAGCGCAACGTCATCAGCCGGGTGCTGGGAAGCGATGCGGCCAAGCCGGACTTGTTTGAGGAGGAAGTCCGCACCGGGGATGTCTTTGTGCTCACAACCGACGGAGTGCACGGTGTGCTGGAGGACGAGGAGCTGCGCGACTTGGTGCTTTCCGGCCAGCCGGGAAGGGCAGTGCTGAGCGTTATTGATGAAGTGAAAAGACGCGGCGCACCTGACAATGCGACGATCATCGTAGTGAAGGTGGGCAGTGAGCAGTTTTTGCCCTCCCCCCCTAGTCCGCTTCAAGGGGAAGAGGAAGAGAAAGAAAGAGAGGAGGCCGTGGAGCTTGGGAAGCGGTCAGCGGTCGGCGGAGCGCGGGGACCGGTCAAAGGGCGGCGCAGGAGGCTCGTGCTGGTGCTGTTCGCTGTCGTTGTGCTGGCGTTACTTGTAGCTGCCGCGGTAAGGATGTATCTGGTGCGTAATCCCGGCGCATCGCCCAAGCCGCCGATTCCGGCAGACTCCGCGCGCGGCCCGGCCGGGCCGCCAAAGACCGACACCGCGAAAGCGAAGGCGAAGGGCCACACCGACACGACCGCGCCTGGCGCAATGCCTGAAAGTGTCGGGCCGCGAAAGCCGCCGGCAACTGAGCAGGGTAAGTATGGTTCCGGATGGATATGA
- a CDS encoding SUMF1/EgtB/PvdO family nonheme iron enzyme produces the protein MIGASVGNYRIVEEVGRGGMGVVYKAVHQKIASQVVAVKLLSPALIYGDKAASERAAAEAESQAKLREHPNIVSLYDFVENERGLFLIMEYIAGVAGVRNLSELIRRNGALPAEELKRLFGQVLSAVGFAHRHGIIHRDLKPLNIMLSEFGAKVGDFGIARIVSGDTSIAVSGHRVGSPAYMSPEQVLDKKLTKATDIYSLGCTLYEAATGRLPFDASETSSFFEAHLQEPPIPPRQRNPAISEQLERVILKAMEKKPADRFASCEEFAAALEQEPAAPRSPLTAGPARRVVPSVQGRARAEAEALLRQAGCGVAFEGEEYSDTVPEGAVLRQCPAPGEFCAAGAAVRVTLSRGKRPEERQQPSADSRQLWEQQTVPEESQLSSADRIPSSPSPFPPPRGRGKEREGVAERGGRPAVSGERKKTGWIVAGILAVLAAVVVIAIVAGSRSRDAARTGQGDNRGQETAPTRMTALGRNSQGYEEFLWLKDSSVMIKIPAGTFTMGSNDGGPDGKPVHQVYLDEYYIDKYEVTNRQYKQFCDATGRSYPSDPDFLGMTDYFTRYPDYPVVNVSWKDAKAYCDWAGKQLPTEAEWEKAARGTDSRKYPWGNSEPTGSRCNFADRNTDYGWSDKSADDGYARTAPVGSFPSGASPYGCMDMAGNVWEWCNDWYKDNYYGSSASNNPQGPSSGLARVSRGGSWYYLARDLRCANRAGFEPSYRHGHLGFRCSRRQ, from the coding sequence ATGATTGGCGCTTCCGTCGGCAACTATCGCATCGTTGAGGAGGTCGGCCGGGGCGGGATGGGCGTGGTGTACAAGGCGGTGCACCAGAAGATTGCCTCTCAGGTTGTGGCGGTGAAGCTGTTGTCGCCCGCACTCATCTACGGCGACAAGGCGGCATCGGAGCGGGCCGCGGCCGAGGCCGAGTCTCAGGCCAAGCTCAGGGAGCATCCTAACATCGTCTCGCTCTACGACTTTGTGGAGAACGAGCGCGGGCTGTTCCTGATAATGGAGTACATTGCCGGCGTGGCCGGGGTGCGTAACCTGTCCGAGCTGATACGCCGGAACGGCGCGCTGCCGGCCGAGGAACTGAAGCGGCTGTTCGGTCAGGTGTTGTCCGCGGTCGGGTTTGCGCACCGGCACGGCATCATTCACCGGGACCTGAAGCCCTTGAACATCATGCTGTCTGAGTTCGGGGCCAAGGTGGGAGACTTCGGAATTGCCCGGATAGTGTCGGGCGACACGAGTATCGCTGTATCCGGGCATCGCGTTGGCTCGCCGGCGTATATGTCTCCTGAGCAGGTCCTGGACAAAAAGCTGACCAAAGCAACGGACATCTACTCTCTCGGGTGCACCTTGTATGAAGCCGCGACCGGCCGGTTGCCGTTCGACGCGTCCGAGACCTCGTCCTTCTTCGAGGCGCACCTGCAGGAGCCGCCGATACCGCCGCGGCAGCGCAACCCGGCAATTTCCGAGCAGCTGGAGCGGGTAATACTGAAGGCGATGGAGAAGAAGCCGGCCGACCGGTTTGCGTCCTGCGAGGAGTTTGCGGCGGCGCTGGAGCAAGAGCCTGCCGCCCCCCGCTCGCCGCTGACCGCAGGCCCGGCCCGGCGGGTTGTGCCCTCGGTGCAGGGCCGAGCTCGGGCCGAAGCGGAAGCTCTTCTGCGGCAGGCAGGGTGCGGCGTAGCCTTTGAGGGCGAGGAGTACTCAGACACGGTTCCCGAGGGCGCGGTTCTGCGCCAGTGCCCTGCGCCCGGTGAGTTCTGCGCCGCGGGAGCGGCGGTCCGGGTGACGCTCAGCCGGGGCAAGCGGCCGGAGGAGCGCCAACAGCCATCCGCTGACAGCCGACAGCTTTGGGAACAGCAGACGGTGCCGGAGGAAAGCCAACTGTCTTCCGCGGACCGCATTCCGTCTTCACCCTCACCCTTCCCTCCCCCTCGAGGGAGAGGGAAAGAAAGGGAGGGGGTGGCGGAGCGCGGTGGGCGGCCAGCGGTCAGCGGCGAGCGGAAGAAAACCGGCTGGATTGTCGCCGGTATCCTTGCCGTCCTCGCCGCAGTCGTGGTGATTGCGATAGTTGCGGGCAGTCGCAGCAGGGATGCCGCTCGCACAGGGCAGGGCGACAATCGTGGTCAGGAGACCGCTCCCACGAGGATGACTGCTCTTGGTCGGAACAGCCAGGGGTATGAGGAGTTCCTCTGGCTGAAGGACAGCTCGGTGATGATAAAGATACCGGCCGGGACGTTCACGATGGGGTCAAATGACGGAGGCCCGGACGGGAAGCCGGTACATCAGGTGTATCTGGACGAGTACTACATAGACAAGTACGAAGTGACGAACCGGCAGTACAAGCAGTTCTGCGATGCGACCGGCCGGAGCTATCCGTCTGACCCGGACTTCCTCGGAATGACTGACTACTTCACGCGCTATCCGGACTACCCGGTCGTGAATGTATCGTGGAAGGATGCCAAGGCGTACTGCGACTGGGCAGGCAAGCAGTTGCCGACCGAGGCAGAATGGGAGAAGGCCGCGCGCGGCACGGACTCGCGGAAGTACCCGTGGGGTAACTCAGAGCCAACCGGTAGCCGGTGCAACTTTGCGGACCGGAACACGGACTACGGTTGGAGCGACAAGAGCGCGGATGACGGTTATGCCCGAACCGCGCCGGTCGGCTCGTTTCCTTCGGGTGCATCACCCTATGGCTGTATGGATATGGCCGGGAACGTGTGGGAGTGGTGCAATGACTGGTACAAAGACAACTACTACGGTTCAAGCGCAAGCAACAACCCACAAGGGCCGTCTTCTGGCTTGGCCCGCGTCTCTCGTGGCGGGTCCTGGTACTACCTCGCCAGGGACCTGCGCTGCGCGAATCGCGCCGGGTTTGAGCCATCGTACCGGCACGGCCATCTGGGTTTCCGCTGTTCCCGGCGTCAGTAA
- a CDS encoding LEA type 2 family protein: MKYGLRVLALALLVSCLNCGWMVKPAEVELVGLAFPGESVLDLSVKVRNPNSFSAKVSDVEYTVFIGSEAVGRGRANEVLSLRGRDSLVTCLPLSYDMAALFRVLPQLAQDTIVCRVDGTYQLEVLLLKPRMKFSVERRIAVKEKLLAVLGAVMK; this comes from the coding sequence GTGAAGTATGGATTGCGGGTGTTGGCTCTTGCCCTGTTGGTTTCTTGTCTGAACTGCGGCTGGATGGTGAAACCGGCAGAAGTGGAGTTGGTTGGACTGGCTTTTCCCGGCGAGAGCGTTTTAGACCTGAGCGTGAAGGTAAGAAACCCCAACTCGTTCTCGGCCAAGGTGTCCGATGTTGAGTACACCGTCTTCATTGGCAGCGAGGCCGTTGGCCGCGGACGGGCGAACGAAGTTTTGAGCCTGCGTGGTCGGGACTCTCTGGTTACTTGCCTGCCGCTGAGTTACGATATGGCAGCGCTGTTCCGAGTTCTGCCCCAGCTGGCACAGGATACAATCGTGTGCCGTGTGGATGGTACCTATCAACTGGAGGTGCTGTTGCTCAAGCCAAGGATGAAGTTCTCCGTTGAACGCCGCATAGCAGTGAAGGAGAAGCTGCTTGCTGTTCTTGGTGCGGTGATGAAATGA
- a CDS encoding PASTA domain-containing protein, translating into MIGQTVGDYRITGLISDKGGFGVVYKAVHRLLEQEVAIKTLHQFLTGEARFRDRFFAEARAQARLRHENIVGIHNFFEHNGRYFIVMELMDGMVVAEGKRVRSLAELIKLGPMPEERALSVFRQVLAGVGYAHRHGVLHRDLKPLNVLFNEQGTAKVGDFGLAKMLAPGQGEYSLTRGGMGTPAYMSPEQVLNKVLDARADIYALGITLYEMLAGRIPFNATSTTSIEEQHLSEPPPPLRETNPDIPVELERAVLKALAKKPEERFQSCEEFAAALARTREARMVVVPGFCGKTRAEAEPLGRQVGLRVEQIAEEHSDDVPAGTVLRQEPEFGAVVEDGTLVRLVVSKGPRPKPVSVPELRDRQKVEAERMLAELGLKLAVGSEEFSRKVKQGAVVGQTPEAGVMLEPGGVVTVVLSKGPKLVSVPALGGLTQAEAEGAAAALGLRLVVSGKEPSEYIAAGRVLRQASPAGVRLAEGSELSVVLSLGVQERQVEVPDVRGRLLEEAEGLLAGVGLTPTVEHEDFSEAAQAGTVTWQSPPPGALLNQGETVALVLSKSKEPRAFFSERTVREPSPGQSTLERPASGATVVEKQGRRRRARRSRVFATALAVMLVIVGLLLLLLSNKKRQVVDRAAGTMPDTTTETVVTRSLETSGELRTTPPAVSVFAKTQIRTKSTDGGTPSRSFDENFELGAEAIRAGKYDEAIRYYGACINQNPNHPTPYANRGLAYYCKGEYWLAIEDFSMTLKLEPTSAWTWSWRGEAYHKVGNEEQAVSDWREAHRLLSEYPKSPYARAAINAEGAGNVDPGTGARSGSPALYVGSSSTMTTLLTGLGFNVRTSSSIPSNLSDYSVIVVENYDACNTTTAAYLRNRIAEGGGVVLTSGTPYFLAGGYSLPSWMGGGEYHNTFGNCWVNTTDGQILYSNSKCNGGAAITGTRGTVIAKWNDGSAAAVRYVYGSGRCAYFYSGAGTSSASDGLLTRLVLWAAGR; encoded by the coding sequence ATGATCGGCCAGACCGTCGGTGACTATCGGATAACCGGGCTTATCTCGGACAAGGGCGGTTTTGGCGTCGTGTACAAAGCAGTGCATCGGCTACTGGAGCAGGAAGTGGCTATCAAGACTCTGCACCAGTTCCTGACCGGCGAGGCACGGTTCCGAGACCGGTTCTTTGCCGAGGCCCGGGCCCAGGCCCGACTGCGGCACGAGAACATAGTCGGCATTCACAACTTCTTTGAGCACAATGGCCGGTACTTCATAGTGATGGAATTGATGGATGGGATGGTTGTGGCCGAGGGGAAGCGGGTGCGGTCTTTGGCCGAGCTCATCAAACTGGGGCCGATGCCGGAAGAGCGGGCACTTTCGGTATTCCGGCAGGTTCTGGCCGGAGTGGGTTACGCGCACCGTCACGGTGTGCTGCACCGTGACCTGAAGCCTCTGAATGTGTTGTTCAACGAGCAGGGGACAGCTAAGGTAGGAGATTTCGGGCTGGCGAAGATGCTGGCGCCCGGGCAGGGCGAGTACTCGTTGACCCGGGGCGGAATGGGCACTCCGGCGTATATGTCACCGGAGCAGGTGCTGAATAAGGTGCTGGATGCACGGGCCGACATCTATGCCTTGGGGATAACGCTGTATGAGATGCTGGCGGGCAGAATACCGTTCAATGCCACCTCGACGACTTCTATTGAGGAGCAGCACCTATCCGAGCCGCCGCCGCCTTTGCGGGAGACAAATCCGGACATACCAGTTGAGCTGGAGCGGGCCGTGCTCAAGGCATTGGCCAAGAAGCCGGAGGAGCGGTTCCAGAGCTGCGAGGAGTTTGCGGCGGCGCTTGCGCGCACGCGCGAGGCGCGGATGGTTGTTGTACCCGGGTTCTGCGGAAAGACGCGGGCCGAGGCTGAGCCGCTGGGCCGGCAGGTCGGGCTACGGGTCGAGCAAATTGCGGAGGAGCATTCAGACGACGTGCCGGCCGGGACGGTTCTGCGCCAGGAGCCGGAGTTTGGCGCAGTGGTGGAAGACGGCACGCTGGTCAGGCTGGTTGTGAGCAAGGGGCCAAGGCCGAAGCCGGTCAGCGTACCCGAGCTTCGGGACAGACAGAAGGTTGAGGCTGAGCGGATGCTGGCTGAACTTGGGCTCAAGCTCGCGGTCGGCAGCGAGGAGTTCTCCAGAAAGGTGAAGCAGGGTGCGGTTGTCGGGCAGACGCCTGAGGCCGGCGTGATGCTTGAGCCAGGCGGTGTTGTGACCGTGGTGCTGAGCAAGGGGCCGAAGCTGGTCAGCGTGCCTGCGCTGGGCGGGCTGACACAGGCCGAGGCCGAGGGAGCTGCTGCTGCTCTGGGTCTGCGGCTGGTGGTATCAGGCAAGGAGCCGTCCGAGTACATTGCGGCCGGCAGGGTACTCAGACAGGCTTCTCCGGCCGGCGTGCGGCTGGCAGAGGGTTCTGAACTCAGTGTCGTGCTGAGCTTGGGAGTGCAGGAGCGGCAGGTGGAGGTCCCGGACGTTCGGGGCAGGTTACTTGAGGAGGCCGAGGGATTGCTCGCCGGTGTCGGTCTGACGCCGACGGTGGAGCACGAGGACTTCTCGGAAGCGGCCCAGGCTGGGACGGTTACCTGGCAGAGTCCCCCTCCCGGCGCCCTGCTGAACCAAGGCGAAACGGTTGCTCTTGTTCTCAGCAAGAGCAAGGAGCCGCGTGCGTTCTTCTCTGAGAGGACGGTGCGGGAGCCGTCACCCGGTCAATCCACTCTTGAACGTCCTGCGTCTGGAGCAACTGTTGTGGAAAAGCAGGGCCGTCGCAGGCGCGCCCGTCGCAGCCGTGTGTTCGCGACAGCCCTGGCCGTAATGCTGGTCATTGTCGGTCTGCTACTACTGCTCTTATCGAACAAGAAGCGCCAGGTTGTTGACCGCGCCGCCGGCACGATGCCTGACACGACCACAGAGACGGTCGTTACCCGGTCTCTTGAAACCAGTGGGGAGTTGCGTACCACACCTCCTGCCGTGTCTGTCTTCGCCAAGACTCAGATACGGACGAAATCCACAGATGGTGGGACGCCGAGCCGTAGCTTCGACGAGAACTTCGAGCTCGGGGCAGAGGCAATCAGAGCTGGTAAGTACGACGAGGCAATTCGTTACTACGGAGCTTGTATCAATCAGAATCCCAATCATCCCACACCTTATGCTAACCGTGGCTTGGCCTACTACTGCAAGGGCGAATACTGGCTCGCAATTGAGGATTTCTCGATGACCCTGAAGCTGGAGCCTACGAGCGCCTGGACCTGGTCGTGGCGAGGTGAAGCGTACCACAAAGTGGGAAATGAAGAACAAGCGGTGAGTGATTGGCGTGAAGCACATCGCCTGCTGTCCGAGTATCCGAAGTCTCCGTACGCGCGTGCAGCTATCAACGCTGAGGGAGCTGGGAACGTGGACCCGGGGACCGGCGCACGGTCAGGTTCTCCAGCGCTCTACGTCGGAAGCAGTTCGACGATGACAACGCTCTTGACTGGTCTGGGGTTCAATGTTCGAACTTCCAGTTCTATACCATCCAACCTTTCAGACTACTCGGTTATCGTTGTTGAAAACTATGACGCCTGCAACACTACGACCGCAGCCTATTTGCGTAACCGTATCGCAGAAGGTGGTGGAGTTGTCCTTACCAGCGGCACTCCCTACTTTCTCGCTGGCGGGTATTCACTGCCCTCGTGGATGGGTGGTGGAGAATACCATAACACTTTTGGCAACTGCTGGGTGAACACCACTGATGGTCAGATACTCTACTCAAACTCGAAGTGCAACGGTGGTGCCGCGATCACAGGAACTAGGGGGACGGTGATAGCCAAATGGAACGACGGCAGCGCCGCGGCTGTTAGATACGTATATGGCTCTGGTCGGTGTGCATACTTCTATTCCGGCGCAGGAACAAGTTCAGCGAGCGATGGACTTCTTACGCGCCTTGTGCTCTGGGCAGCCGGGCGATGA
- a CDS encoding LEA type 2 family protein: MRRRFRLMLGAGSGRRLAVGILLACLVLGSGCATFLSSTTGAILLQLAPVGLELFEVPAKLDLKVTNPSKLTATVSDIKYEVLIAGSVVASGEQQAPVTLSGEGSQVISVPLSVKPGSVLSSVKSSLASKSVKYQVRGSYAIAATSEQTFTASSLLKSLMARSKE; this comes from the coding sequence GTGAGAAGAAGATTCCGGTTGATGCTTGGGGCGGGTAGCGGTAGGCGGTTGGCGGTCGGCATTCTGCTCGCCTGCCTGGTGCTCGGTTCGGGTTGCGCCACCTTCCTATCGAGCACTACGGGCGCAATCCTGCTACAGCTTGCGCCGGTCGGGCTGGAGCTTTTCGAAGTCCCGGCCAAGCTCGACCTGAAGGTGACGAATCCATCGAAGCTGACCGCGACGGTCTCGGACATCAAGTACGAGGTCCTCATCGCGGGTTCGGTCGTGGCCTCGGGTGAGCAGCAAGCGCCGGTGACGCTTTCGGGCGAAGGTTCGCAGGTTATCTCGGTACCGCTCTCGGTCAAGCCCGGCAGCGTGCTTAGCTCGGTGAAGTCGTCATTGGCCAGCAAGAGCGTCAAGTATCAGGTGCGCGGGTCGTACGCCATTGCCGCCACGAGCGAGCAGACCTTCACAGCTTCGTCGCTGCTGAAATCGCTGATGGCCAGGAGCAAAGAGTGA
- a CDS encoding PASTA domain-containing protein: MERTVRGKSDSPRNRSTAMYVLVGVIVVAAVVVIALMSKGPKKVAVPNVVGKTFEQASAEIAAAGLGIKEQMKVSSDSLPAGAVVTQMQKPGETLKKGDTVLVTVSEGPTRFVPELTGFKKADAATELPKCGLVPGTVTTAVSTEIPPGRIMKMDPPPGTKLMKGQPVNLVISTAPPPPPVPQSFLRPSLELTSVEVAEPTDRGFNLVVGIAATNPNSVPGEVKGFYYKLEVDTFYLASAKQYCEMPLQPNGRGVMTLSVNIRHDRLGRAAAALLGRGNVDYRVRGYYILAAEGGRSIEPVFVSGNFNLAEKLGPYFRAMYE, translated from the coding sequence ATGGAGCGGACCGTAAGAGGAAAGTCCGACAGCCCGCGCAACCGTAGCACGGCGATGTACGTCCTGGTCGGAGTCATTGTCGTCGCCGCGGTCGTTGTCATTGCGCTGATGTCCAAAGGCCCCAAGAAGGTAGCAGTACCCAACGTAGTTGGCAAGACGTTTGAGCAGGCATCAGCCGAGATCGCGGCCGCGGGCCTTGGAATCAAGGAACAGATGAAGGTCAGCTCAGATTCTCTGCCGGCCGGCGCGGTCGTTACCCAGATGCAGAAACCGGGCGAAACGCTCAAGAAGGGCGATACGGTACTGGTCACGGTCAGCGAGGGTCCGACCCGGTTCGTGCCGGAGCTGACCGGGTTCAAGAAAGCCGACGCCGCGACCGAACTGCCCAAGTGCGGGCTTGTGCCGGGTACGGTCACGACCGCGGTCTCGACCGAAATCCCACCGGGCAGGATAATGAAGATGGACCCTCCCCCGGGCACCAAGTTGATGAAAGGCCAGCCGGTGAACCTGGTCATCAGTACCGCGCCGCCACCACCACCGGTGCCGCAGTCCTTCCTGCGACCCTCATTGGAGTTAACTTCAGTTGAAGTTGCCGAACCTACCGACAGGGGGTTCAACCTTGTGGTCGGTATCGCGGCTACAAACCCGAACTCGGTTCCTGGCGAGGTCAAGGGATTCTACTACAAGCTTGAAGTTGATACTTTCTATCTAGCCAGTGCCAAGCAGTACTGCGAGATGCCGCTACAGCCTAACGGTCGAGGCGTGATGACGCTTTCGGTGAACATCCGCCACGACCGGTTGGGCCGGGCCGCAGCCGCACTACTTGGCCGGGGCAATGTTGACTACCGCGTGCGCGGGTACTACATCCTTGCGGCTGAGGGTGGCCGGTCGATCGAGCCGGTGTTTGTTTCGGGTAACTTCAACCTGGCCGAGAAACTCGGGCCGTACTTCCGTGCGATGTACGAGTGA
- the rpmB gene encoding 50S ribosomal protein L28: MARHCEICGKVGAVGSNISHAHNVTKRRWEPNLQRVRARLESGTRRIWVCARCLRSGKVEKAGAQGTGSQPAESHGSEPAR, from the coding sequence TTGGCTAGACATTGCGAAATCTGCGGTAAAGTCGGTGCGGTCGGCTCCAATATCAGTCACGCGCACAACGTTACCAAGCGTCGCTGGGAGCCGAATCTGCAAAGAGTCCGGGCCAGGCTTGAGTCTGGGACCAGGCGTATCTGGGTCTGCGCCCGTTGCCTGCGTTCGGGCAAGGTGGAAAAAGCAGGAGCCCAAGGAACCGGCAGCCAACCAGCCGAGTCCCATGGCTCCGAACCTGCGCGCTAG
- a CDS encoding GDP-mannose 4,6-dehydratase: protein MKCLITGITGFAGSHLAEYLLKLGNCEVHGTVRWRSRTENIEHIQNRLLLHACDLRDAKSTLDLVREVRPDRVFHLAAQSYVPMSWVAPSETLTTNIVGQSNLFEALRQEKPDCLVQIAGSSEEYGMVYPNEAPIKETNPLRPLSPYGVSKVAQDLMGYQYFRSYGLKVVRTRGFNHTGPRRGEVFATSNFAKQIAEIEAGRRAPVLYTGNLDAVRDFTDVRDTIVAYWLALEKGEPGEVYNIASGKGWRIGEMLELLLSMARKKIEVKQDPKRMRPSDVELLIGDPSKFEQRTGWTRRYDFRQTLSDLLDYWRNRIPAA, encoded by the coding sequence TTGAAGTGCCTTATTACTGGAATCACCGGTTTTGCCGGCAGCCATCTGGCTGAGTATCTTCTGAAACTCGGTAACTGCGAGGTCCACGGCACAGTACGCTGGCGCTCAAGAACTGAGAATATCGAACACATCCAGAACCGGCTTCTGCTCCATGCCTGTGACCTGCGGGACGCAAAGTCCACACTCGACCTGGTGCGGGAGGTTCGACCTGACCGCGTGTTCCATCTTGCAGCCCAGAGCTATGTGCCGATGTCCTGGGTCGCGCCGTCCGAGACTTTGACCACGAACATCGTCGGCCAGTCGAACTTGTTTGAGGCCCTGCGCCAGGAAAAACCAGACTGTCTTGTCCAGATTGCAGGTTCGAGCGAGGAGTACGGAATGGTGTACCCTAACGAGGCACCAATCAAGGAAACCAACCCGCTCCGGCCACTTTCGCCTTACGGCGTATCCAAAGTCGCGCAAGACCTGATGGGCTACCAGTACTTCAGAAGCTACGGCCTGAAAGTAGTGAGAACCCGGGGGTTCAACCACACCGGTCCTCGGCGTGGCGAGGTGTTCGCGACGTCGAATTTCGCCAAGCAGATTGCCGAAATCGAGGCTGGCAGACGCGCACCCGTGCTTTACACCGGAAACCTGGATGCAGTACGCGACTTTACCGACGTGCGCGATACAATTGTCGCCTACTGGCTTGCACTTGAGAAAGGTGAACCGGGCGAGGTGTACAATATTGCGTCCGGCAAGGGCTGGCGGATAGGCGAAATGCTTGAGCTTCTGCTCAGTATGGCCAGAAAAAAGATTGAAGTGAAACAGGACCCCAAGCGGATGCGGCCAAGCGATGTCGAACTGCTCATTGGCGACCCCTCCAAGTTCGAGCAGCGTACCGGCTGGACCCGCCGGTACGATTTCCGACAGACCTTGTCCGACTTACTCGACTACTGGCGCAATAGAATCCCGGCCGCCTGA
- a CDS encoding GDP-mannose 4,6-dehydratase encodes MKLILVTGIEGFVGRHLTRALVDAGYSVAGIHLAPAPAGMPARLFEGNVCDFHWLRQTLSQIKPDAVIHLAAVSSVADAENQLLGTFEVNASGTLKLLAALSELALRPRVLLISSGSVYGCGTRTPFTEEMPPDPIDAYALSKQVAEDIGRFFFRAYGADVVILRPFSHTGPGQSPSFVFSSVARQIAELERQGATTGTIELGNLDVRRDYVDVRDIVRAYILAIEKTSGGETYNVTSGSAVSIREGVEKLCRLARVRVTYTSTASRRRDRDLPNLTGDPTKFQTVTGWKPQISFDQTLADLLEYWRSQ; translated from the coding sequence TTGAAGCTCATCCTTGTTACCGGTATTGAGGGCTTTGTTGGTCGGCACCTGACCCGCGCACTTGTTGACGCCGGCTACAGCGTGGCTGGCATCCATCTTGCTCCAGCGCCAGCCGGCATGCCGGCCCGGTTGTTTGAGGGCAATGTCTGTGACTTCCACTGGCTCAGGCAGACGCTTAGTCAGATAAAACCCGACGCTGTGATCCATCTGGCTGCGGTCAGTTCAGTCGCGGATGCAGAGAACCAGTTACTCGGCACATTCGAGGTGAATGCTAGCGGCACACTCAAACTGCTTGCGGCTCTGAGCGAACTCGCACTCCGACCCCGGGTTCTACTCATCTCGTCCGGCAGCGTGTACGGCTGCGGCACCAGGACACCTTTCACCGAGGAAATGCCCCCAGACCCAATTGACGCCTATGCTCTGAGCAAACAGGTCGCTGAGGACATCGGAAGGTTCTTTTTCCGGGCATACGGAGCCGACGTTGTTATCCTCAGGCCATTCAGCCATACCGGCCCGGGCCAGAGTCCGAGTTTCGTATTCTCGTCTGTGGCCAGACAGATAGCCGAGCTGGAACGACAGGGCGCAACTACCGGCACAATCGAACTTGGCAATCTCGACGTACGCCGTGACTACGTTGACGTGCGGGACATTGTCCGCGCCTACATCCTGGCGATTGAGAAAACATCTGGCGGCGAGACCTACAACGTGACTTCCGGTAGCGCTGTCTCCATTCGGGAAGGAGTCGAGAAGCTGTGCCGCCTTGCCCGGGTCAGAGTGACCTACACGAGCACCGCTTCCCGGCGTCGGGATCGGGACCTGCCCAATCTTACCGGCGACCCGACCAAGTTCCAGACTGTAACCGGGTGGAAACCTCAGATTTCGTTTGACCAGACCCTTGCCGACCTGCTCGAATACTGGCGCAGTCAGTAA